CCGCCCCTGTGGGACGGCAAGTCGGCGGAAAGAATCTGGGCAGTAGTCCGGGGGAGCGGATGAACCTGAAAAATAAATCTGTCCCCTTTTTTTTGGTTTATATTTTCCTGCTGGCGGGGATGTATTACTCCAGCTTTGGCTACCTTACGCGTATGTGGCAGCGGGATGATTATAACTACTGCTACCTGGTGCCGCTAGTGGTTTTATATCTCATCTGGGAGCAAAGGCTGCGGTTGGCCGCCGTGCGGACCTCCTCTTCCTGGAGCGGCCTGGTTTTTATCAGTTTCGGCATTGTTTTTTTCTGGCTTGGTGAGCTGGGCGGGGAATATACCGCTCTTTTCATTTCTTTGTGGCTGATGATCGTTGGCCTCTGCTGGCTGCATCTGGGCGGCAGGAAAATAAAAGTTATTGCCTTCCCGCTGCTTTTGCTGCTGGCCATGTTTCCGCCGCCAAATTTCCTTACTTCCCGCCTTTCTTTAAAACTGAAGCTGATCTCGTCGCAGATTGGCGTTATCCTGATGCGCTTCTACGGTATGACCGCCCACCGGCAAGGGAATGTCATCGACCTGGGTTTTACCCGCCTGCAGGTGGTGGATGCCTGCAGCGGTATCCGCTATCTCTTTCCCATTATTATTCTGGGATTGCTGCTGGCCTGGTTTTTCCGCGCCCACTGGTGGAAACGGTTAGTATTGGTATTGTCCACCATTCCGCTGATTGTTTTTGCCAACGGGGTGCGGATCGCGCTCACCGGTATTCTTTATGAACCTTTCGGTCCGAAGATCGCCGAAGGTTTTTTGCATGATTTTGCCGGCTGGTTTACGTTCATGGTTGCCCTGGCAGTCCTGCTGCCGGAAATGTGGCTGCTGAATAAAATCCCTTTTGGCCGGCCACCGGCTAAGCAGGTGCCGGTAAAAGTGAAAACTTCGGGCAGTTCATTGCCGGTCTGGCCGAAATTAGCAGTGGCGGTTTTGCTGCTGGGTTTGACCTTGGCAGTTTCCCAGGGAGTCGATTTCCGTGAGAAAGTGCCGGCGAAGCAGTCATTCAGTCATTTTCCTTTGGAGTTGGGAGAATGGCGTGGACAGCGGCAGACGATGGAAACGCGATTTATCGATACCCTTGACCTGAGTGATTATGCCATTGTTGATTACCGTGATCAGCGGGGGCGGGCAATCAATTTATATGTTGCCTATTATGAAAGCCAGCGCAAGGGGGAGTCGATTCACTCTCCCGCGACTTGCTTGCCGGGCAGCGGCTGGGATTTCAGGAAAGCCGGTACAGCCAGGGTTGCGGTGCCGGGATATGATGGTGGTTTTACCCAGGTGAACCGGGCGCTGATGCAGAAAACCGGCTTTAAACAGCTGACCTATTACTGGTTTCCCCAGCGGGGGCGGATTTTAACCAACGCCTACCAGCTGAAGATTTTTGCTTTCTGGGACGCGTTGACCAAACAGCGGACTGACGGAGCCCTGGTGCGCCTCATAAGCCCGATTGCGGCCGGAGAAACTGTGACAGATGCCGATGCCCGGCTGCAGAAGTTTATGGGCCTGCTGCTGCCGGCGCTGGATGAATATATTCCCGGATCACAGGCAGTTGCGCTTGGGGAGCACCGGAAATGATATTGATGGATTCCTGATGATTATTCTTTCTACCTCACTGCTTGCTCTTTTTATTACTCTCGCCCTAGTGCCCCTGTTCCGGAACCTGGCGGTGAAACTGCGGGCGGTTGATATTCCTGAGCCCCGCAAAGTACACCAGCAGCCGATGCCCAAAACCGGCGGCCTGGCGATGGCTGCGGGGGCGCTGATCCCGATTATCCTCTGGGTGCCGTCAAACCCCATACTGCGGCCGCTGCTATTGAGCTCGGCGGTGATTATCATCTTTGGTTTTCTTGATGATGTTATCAACCTGGGCTTCAAAGCCAAATTCGCGGCCCAGTTTTTTGCCGCCCTGATCGTAGTTCTTTATGGCGGGGTGCGGATTACTTCACTGGGAGCCCTGCTGCCTGACGGCCTGCTGTTGCCTGTCTATCTGTCTGTTCCCCTGACGATTTTTGTGATTGTCGGGGTAACCAACGCCATCAACCTGGCCGACGGGCTGGATGGTCTGGCCGGCGGCATTTCCCTGTTGATTTTTGCTTGTATCAGTTTGCTGGCCTACCAATGTGGAGATCTGGTCATTGCCCTGATGACCGCTTCCCTGGCCGGGGCGATTTTTGGTTTTCTGCGTTTTAATACTTTCCCGGCTACCGTCTTCATGGGGGACGCCGGCAGCCAGTTTCTTGGTTTTTTAGCCATTACCCTCTCTTTGTCACTCACCCAGAAAAATATTCCTTACAGTCCTTTGCTGCCTTTGCTGCTCCTGGGTTTTCCCGTATTTGATACTTTGACCGTGATGCTGGGTCGCATCTATCACGGCAAGTCACCTTTCAAGGCGGATACGAATCACTTTCACCATAAAATGATGCGCCTGGGATTTTACCACAGTGAAGCGGTGTTGATTATTTATATTATTCAGATTTTACTTGTCAGTGCCGTCTATTTTTTTCGTTTTTATTCCGACTGGTGGTTGCTCAGCGGCTTTATCTTTTTTGCCGGTCTGATGATGCTGATTTTTTATCTGAGCAGCCGTTACCAGTGGAAATTTCAGCGTGGTGCCAGTTTCTTTGACCTACTGATCAAGGGAAAATTGAGACGGTTAAAGGAACAGCAGGTGTTTATAAAGGCGTCGTTTATCGGCCTGCAATTGCTGATTCCATTGGTTCTGCTGCTTACCTGTCTGCTGCCGGCAGCGGTTCCCCGATGGTTGGGATATGCTGCATTCAGCATGCTCATCGGGTTGCTGCTTAGTCGGTTTCTGCTGAAAAAACTGTTGGCGACCGTCATTCGACTGTCGATTTATATTACTACCCCGGCGCTGATTTTCCTGGGCTCCCAGCAGCAAAATAATTTTTTTCTCGGAATGGCAAAAATATTGCCAAAAATACATTTAACCGGTTCTGCTGTTATGGTGTTTTTTGTCATGCTGGTGGTCCGGCTGAGCCGTCGATCCGGTTATAAAAGTACACCCCTTGATTTTCTTATCCTCTTTATTGCCCTGGTGGTTCCCAATCTATCCACTGAAGTTATTGGTGCCCGGCATATGGGAGTGGTGGCTTCCCAGATTATTGCTCTGTTTTACAGCTATGAAGTGCTGCTGGAGGAGCTGCGGGGTGAATATAACCTGGCGGCGGCGTCTACCGGGGGAATGTTGTTGTTAAGTGCTCTAAGGGGTCTCATGGGGTAGACAGCCTTCAGCTATCAGCAAAGATTGAAGAAGTGCCTTGTAAATGTTTGAAGAAATTAAAAATATAGCTGAAAATACCGAATATCCATAAATGAAAATAACTCTCACAGAGGCACAAAGCCACGGAGAAAAACAAACTACATTTCCGTATCTCTGTGCCTCCGTGAGAAAAAAATATCTCTTTGCGGTTAAAAAATGGTTGGGTTGCGGGCATTAATCTCGCCTTAGTTATCGGTAGTTAGCTTTGAAAAATCAAGACATTATGTTAAAAATATATAACACCCAACGGGTGGAAGTTGCTAATGGTAAACGTTTTGTAATCATTAAACTAATGCTTACAGCTGATAGCTAATCGCTTAATTTATTTATAGAGGTGGTCTGAATGAGAAAAATATCATGTGTGTTCCTGCTTTTGTTTTTTTTGGTGTCGGTTTCCGCCTGTGGTGGTCCGGAAGAAAAAAAGATGAAGTTCTACAACCGGGGGATGTCTTTGTATGAACAGGGGGATTATGTCAAGGCGACCCTGGAATTTAAAAACGCG
This is a stretch of genomic DNA from Pseudomonadota bacterium. It encodes these proteins:
- a CDS encoding MraY family glycosyltransferase translates to MNIFPDHRQLRLGSTGNDIDGFLMIILSTSLLALFITLALVPLFRNLAVKLRAVDIPEPRKVHQQPMPKTGGLAMAAGALIPIILWVPSNPILRPLLLSSAVIIIFGFLDDVINLGFKAKFAAQFFAALIVVLYGGVRITSLGALLPDGLLLPVYLSVPLTIFVIVGVTNAINLADGLDGLAGGISLLIFACISLLAYQCGDLVIALMTASLAGAIFGFLRFNTFPATVFMGDAGSQFLGFLAITLSLSLTQKNIPYSPLLPLLLLGFPVFDTLTVMLGRIYHGKSPFKADTNHFHHKMMRLGFYHSEAVLIIYIIQILLVSAVYFFRFYSDWWLLSGFIFFAGLMMLIFYLSSRYQWKFQRGASFFDLLIKGKLRRLKEQQVFIKASFIGLQLLIPLVLLLTCLLPAAVPRWLGYAAFSMLIGLLLSRFLLKKLLATVIRLSIYITTPALIFLGSQQQNNFFLGMAKILPKIHLTGSAVMVFFVMLVVRLSRRSGYKSTPLDFLILFIALVVPNLSTEVIGARHMGVVASQIIALFYSYEVLLEELRGEYNLAAASTGGMLLLSALRGLMG
- the xrtD gene encoding VPLPA-CTERM-specific exosortase XrtD, translated to MGRQVGGKNLGSSPGERMNLKNKSVPFFLVYIFLLAGMYYSSFGYLTRMWQRDDYNYCYLVPLVVLYLIWEQRLRLAAVRTSSSWSGLVFISFGIVFFWLGELGGEYTALFISLWLMIVGLCWLHLGGRKIKVIAFPLLLLLAMFPPPNFLTSRLSLKLKLISSQIGVILMRFYGMTAHRQGNVIDLGFTRLQVVDACSGIRYLFPIIILGLLLAWFFRAHWWKRLVLVLSTIPLIVFANGVRIALTGILYEPFGPKIAEGFLHDFAGWFTFMVALAVLLPEMWLLNKIPFGRPPAKQVPVKVKTSGSSLPVWPKLAVAVLLLGLTLAVSQGVDFREKVPAKQSFSHFPLELGEWRGQRQTMETRFIDTLDLSDYAIVDYRDQRGRAINLYVAYYESQRKGESIHSPATCLPGSGWDFRKAGTARVAVPGYDGGFTQVNRALMQKTGFKQLTYYWFPQRGRILTNAYQLKIFAFWDALTKQRTDGALVRLISPIAAGETVTDADARLQKFMGLLLPALDEYIPGSQAVALGEHRK